One Fundulus heteroclitus isolate FHET01 chromosome 11, MU-UCD_Fhet_4.1, whole genome shotgun sequence DNA segment encodes these proteins:
- the LOC118564458 gene encoding claudin-4-like has protein sequence MWRVTAFVEANIVTAQVIWQGLWMHCVVQSMGQMQCKVYNSMLALPQDLQAARAMVIISVIVGVFGILMAIVGGKCTNCMEDEASKAKACIVSGVIFIITALLILIPVSWSAHTIIRDFYNPLVIASQRRELGAALYTSWGSAGLLLLGGGLLCSNCPPKDNQPYISAKFGPARTV, from the coding sequence ATGTGGAGGGTCACTGCTTTTGTTGAGGCAAACATCGTCACCGCACAGGTGATCTGGCAGGGCCTGTGGATGCACTGTGTGGTCCAGAGCATGGGGCAAATGCAGTGTAAAGTGTACAACTCCATGCTGGCTCTGCCTCAGGACCTGCAGGCTGCCAGGGCCATGGTGATCATCTCTGTGATTGTTGGGGTCTTTGGCATACTCATGGCCATCGTTGGAGGGAAGTGTACCAATTGCATGGAAGACGAGGCGTCCAAAGCTAAAGCCTGCATCGTCTCTGGAGTGATCTTCATAATAACCGCCTTACTTATCCTGATACCGGTGTCCTGGTCAGCTCACACCATCATCAGAGACTTCTACAACCCTCTGGTGATCGCATCACAGAGACGGGAGCTCGGCGCTGCGCTCTACACCAGCTGGGGctctgcaggtctgctgcttcTAGGAGGGGGTCTGCTATGCAGCAACTGCCCCCCAAAGGACAACCAACCCTACATATCTGCCAAGTTTGGCCCTGCAAGAACTGTGTAA
- the cldnd gene encoding claudin-like protein ZF-A89, with protein MASAGLHIFGIFLASLGFVGDIIICALPMWKVSAFVGNNIVTAQIFWEGLWMNCVKQSTGQMQCKVYDSMLALPQDLQAARALVVISILVAFLGILLAVVGGKCTNCIEDELAKSRVAIAAGVFFIVAGILCLIPVSWSANEIIRTFYNPVMIDAQKRELGAALFIGWGSASLLIVGGALLCCQCRRQKDGRYSVRYSAPRTAASAGAYV; from the coding sequence ATGGCATCTGCAGGTCTCCACATCTTTGGCATCTTCCTGGCAAGTCTTGGTTTTGTCGGCGATATCATCATCTGTGCCCTGCCGATGTGGAAGGTGTCTGCCTTTGTTGGGAACAACATTGTGACGGCCCAGATCTTCTGGGAGGGCCTGTGGATGAACTGTGTGAAGCAGAGCACCGGCCAGATGCAGTGCAAGGTTTATGACTCCATGCTGGCTCTGCCTCAAGACCTACAAGCTGCCCGGGCCCTGGTCGTGATCTCGATCCTCGTGGCTTTCCTGGGAATCCTGCTTGCTGTCGTAGGAGGAAAGTGCACCAACTGCATTGAAGATGAACTTGCCAAGAGCCGAGTAGCCATCGCTGCAGGTGTGTTCTTCATTGTTGCCGGTATCCTGTGCCTTATCCCGGTGTCTTGGTCTGCCAACGAGATCATCAGAACCTTCTACAACCCCGTCATGATCGACGCCCAGAAGAGGGAGCTCGGCGCAGCCCTGTTCATCGGCTGGGGATCAGCAAGCCTCCTGATCGTCGGGGGAGCTCTCCTCTGCTGTCAGTGCCGGCGGCAGAAGGATGGCCGCTACTCTGTGAGATATTCTGCCCCACGCACAGCAGCCAGCGCAGGAGCCTATGTTTGA
- the zgc:112437 gene encoding claudin-4: MASLGLQILGVALAMLGWIGSIVVCALPLWKVSAFIGNNIVVAQTIWEGLWMSCVVQSTGQMQCKVYDSLLALPPDLQAARAMIVIAILFSFFGVLLSVVGGKCTTCIEDETAKARVCISAGVFFLLSGALCLVTVSLPANTIVKDFYNPLIPDSQRRELGACLYVGWGAAGLLLIGGALLCCQCPPGRERYNGVKYSAPKSTTTGKEFI; this comes from the coding sequence ATGGCATCTTTAGGTCTGCAGATTCTGGGAGTTGCTCTGGCCATGCTCGGGTGGATAGGAAGCATCGTGGTCTGTGCGCTGCCCCTGTGGAAGGTCTCTGCTTTCATTGGGAACAACATTGTTGTGGCTCAGACCATCTGGGAAGGCCTGTGGATGAGCTGTGTGGTCCAGAGCACGGGCCAGATGCAATGCAAGGTCTACGACTCCCTCCTGGCTCTGCCTCCAGACCTCCAGGCGGCTCGGGCCATGATCGTCATCGCcatcctcttttcttttttcggCGTTCTGTTGTCTGTGGTCGGCGGCAAATGCACCACCTGCATCGAGGATGAGACAGCCAAAGCCAGAGTGTGCATCTCTGCAGGGGTTTTCTTCCTCCTGAGCGGGGCTCTGTGCCTTGTGACCGTGTCTCTGCCAGCCAACACCATAGTCAAGGACTTTTACAACCCCCTGATTCCTGATTCTCAAAGGAGGGAGCTGGGTGCCTGTCTGTATGTCGGCTGGGGAGCAGCAGGACTTTTGCTGATCGGTGGGGCTCTCCTGTGCTGTCAGTGCCCACCAGGACGAGAGCGCTACAACGGAGTAAAATACTCTGCACCAAAATCCACAACAACAGGGAAGGAGTTCATCTGA